Proteins encoded by one window of Actinocorallia herbida:
- a CDS encoding WhiB family transcriptional regulator: protein MDWRHRAACRDVDPELFFPIGNTGPALLQIEEAKQVCRKCNETDACLRWALESGQDAGVWGGMSEDERRAVKRRAARARARANTTATV from the coding sequence ATGGACTGGCGCCACCGCGCAGCCTGCCGTGACGTGGACCCCGAGCTGTTCTTCCCGATCGGCAACACCGGCCCGGCCCTGCTTCAGATCGAAGAGGCCAAGCAGGTCTGTCGCAAGTGCAACGAGACCGACGCCTGCCTGCGCTGGGCGCTGGAGTCCGGCCAGGACGCCGGGGTCTGGGGCGGGATGAGCGAGGACGAGCGCCGCGCGGTCAAGCGCCGCGCCGCCCGGGCTCGTGCCCGCGCCAACACCACCGCGACCGTCTGA
- a CDS encoding diacylglycerol/lipid kinase family protein: protein MLIANPRASTTTRQVRDLLVRAFVGDLEVEVAETGHRGHAIELAARAAYEEFDVLIALGGDGTVNEAVNGLMSVPGTAATRPALAILPGGNANVFARSLGLPGDPMRSLAAILGALRGGHTRTVSLGHVTTPQESRYYTFTAGAGLDAEVVEAVEEARSKGSGKASNVLYVRSALRRFFAGTDRALPALEARANGRVAHGLFLAFVSNTSPYTYLGPRPIVPSPRAGLGTGLDLFAIRSLRTGPVLAALAQMLLPASGGPRGRQIVELHDTAEVTLTARRPIALQVDGDYVGTREHMVFRSVPGALRVVI from the coding sequence ATGCTGATCGCCAACCCCAGAGCGTCGACGACCACCCGGCAGGTCAGGGACCTCCTCGTCCGCGCGTTCGTGGGCGATCTCGAGGTGGAGGTCGCCGAGACCGGGCACCGCGGGCACGCGATCGAGCTCGCCGCGCGGGCGGCCTACGAGGAGTTCGACGTGCTCATCGCGCTCGGCGGGGACGGGACCGTCAACGAGGCGGTGAACGGGCTGATGTCGGTGCCCGGCACCGCGGCGACCCGGCCCGCGCTGGCGATCCTGCCGGGCGGCAACGCCAATGTCTTCGCCCGCTCCCTGGGCCTGCCGGGCGACCCGATGCGCTCGCTCGCCGCGATCCTCGGGGCGCTGCGCGGCGGGCATACCAGGACCGTCTCCCTCGGGCACGTGACGACGCCGCAGGAGAGCCGCTACTACACGTTCACCGCCGGGGCCGGGCTTGACGCCGAGGTCGTCGAGGCGGTCGAGGAGGCGCGCAGCAAGGGGTCGGGCAAGGCCTCGAACGTGCTCTACGTGCGGTCCGCGCTGCGCCGGTTCTTCGCCGGGACCGACCGCGCCCTGCCCGCCCTGGAGGCCCGCGCGAACGGACGGGTGGCGCACGGCCTGTTCCTGGCCTTCGTCTCCAACACCTCGCCCTACACCTATCTGGGCCCGCGCCCGATCGTGCCGAGCCCCCGGGCCGGCCTCGGCACCGGGCTCGACCTGTTCGCGATCCGGTCGCTGCGCACCGGGCCTGTGCTCGCCGCGCTCGCCCAGATGCTCCTGCCCGCGTCGGGCGGGCCCCGGGGAAGACAGATCGTGGAATTGCACGACACGGCCGAAGTCACCCTCACCGCGCGGCGGCCGATCGCTTTGCAGGTGGACGGCGATTATGTCGGAACACGCGAGCACATGGTGTTCCGCAGTGTGCCGGGGGCGCTACGAGTGGTCATCTGA